The following nucleotide sequence is from bacterium.
GAACTGATCCACAAGCGCGGGGCGGCGTGGGGGCTGTTCTTGACCGTGCTGGCGCTCAGCATGATCGGCGTCGTCATGGTGTACAGCGCGAGCGCGGTCGTGGCGCAGGCACAGTACCACGACAGCGCATGGTTTCTCAAGCGCCAACTCCTGTACACGGTGATCGGGCTCATCGGCATGTCGGTCGCGTGGCGGCTGCACTACGCGAGGCTCCGGCAGATCACCCTGCCGCTGTTGGCGATCACGTTCGTGTCGCTCCTGCTGGTGCTCATGCCGCACATCGGCCGCGAGGCGGGCGGTGCGCGCCGATGGCTGACATTCGGCGGACCGCTCAACTTCCAACCGGCCGAGCTCGCCAAGCTGGCGATCATCCTGTACCTTGCCAACTTCCTCGCCAACCGCGGGGAACGCGCGCGGGAGTTCGGCGCGGGCATGATCCCGCCCGTGATCGTGTTGCTGGCGCTCGCCCTGCCGATCGTGAAGCAGCCCGATCTGGGCTCCGCGCTGATCGTGGCGCTCATCGCGTTCGTGCTGTTGTTCGTCGGTGGCGCCCGCCTCGACCATCTCACCCTGGTTGCGGGCGCGGCGGTGGCCGCGGTGCTGGCCGCGATCCTGCGGGGCGGGTACCGGACCCACCGGCTGTTCGCGTTCCTCGACCCGTGGAAGGACCCGCGGGGAACCGGGTTTCACATCATCCAGTCGCTCCTCGCCCTCGGGTCGGGAGGCGTGGTCGGCCTAGGCTTGGGGCACAGCCGGCAGAAATTCTTCTACCTACCGGAACGCCACACCGATTTCATCTTCTCGATCATCGGCGAGGAGCTCGGCCTGATCGGGACCGCCGCGGTGATCATCCTGTTCCTGTGCCTCGCGGTGTGGGGCTACCGGATCGCGTCGCGCGCCCCCGACCGGTACGGGGCGTTGCTGACGTCGGGGCTGACGACCATGATCGTGGGGCAGGCGGTCCTGAACATCGGCGTCGTCTCGGGATCGCTGCCGATCACGGGCGTGCCGCTGCCGTTCATCAGCTTCGGCGGATCGTCGCTGGTGCTGAGCTACATCGCGATCGGCATCCTGTTGAACGTCTCCCAGTACGCGCACGAGGAAGAGCCGGTCGTGGCCCGCCGCCCGGCGCGGCCGGCGCATGCCCGGCGCCGGTCGGCGTGGGCCCGCGGATGAACCTGCTGCTCACCGGCGGAGGGACCGGCGGCCATGTGTATCCGGCGCTCGCGCTGGCGGAAGCGCTCCGCCGCCGCGACCCGTCGGCGCGCGTGGCGTTTGCCGGCAGCCGGGGCGGGATGGAAGCGACGCTGGTCCCGGCCTCGGGC
It contains:
- the ftsW gene encoding putative lipid II flippase FtsW produces the protein MELIHKRGAAWGLFLTVLALSMIGVVMVYSASAVVAQAQYHDSAWFLKRQLLYTVIGLIGMSVAWRLHYARLRQITLPLLAITFVSLLLVLMPHIGREAGGARRWLTFGGPLNFQPAELAKLAIILYLANFLANRGERAREFGAGMIPPVIVLLALALPIVKQPDLGSALIVALIAFVLLFVGGARLDHLTLVAGAAVAAVLAAILRGGYRTHRLFAFLDPWKDPRGTGFHIIQSLLALGSGGVVGLGLGHSRQKFFYLPERHTDFIFSIIGEELGLIGTAAVIILFLCLAVWGYRIASRAPDRYGALLTSGLTTMIVGQAVLNIGVVSGSLPITGVPLPFISFGGSSLVLSYIAIGILLNVSQYAHEEEPVVARRPARPAHARRRSAWARG